A window from Streptomyces sp. NBC_00335 encodes these proteins:
- a CDS encoding type II secretion system F family protein, whose translation MDGFAIHRLGMALCLAAAALWAASAAAARIRERSARRRLTRLLAVTAARRRPPAGPRLRAAVTAWAGPAGALAAVWLLIGGLAGAVAGCAAGFAVRRWLARRRPATGVDLGEAERQLPFAADLLAACLAAGAGPVDAAEAVGESLGGPVGERLAMAGAELRLGGEPGAAWGRLAEIPGARALAECLERSARTGAPAAEPVSRLASTLRADRARLAGARAQRAAVLVTAPVGLCFLPAFLALGVAPVVIGMASGLLSAS comes from the coding sequence ATGGACGGCTTCGCGATCCACAGGCTGGGGATGGCCCTGTGCCTCGCGGCGGCGGCCCTGTGGGCGGCGTCGGCGGCGGCTGCGCGCATCCGGGAGCGGTCGGCCCGGCGCCGGCTCACCCGGCTGCTCGCGGTGACGGCGGCGCGCAGGCGGCCGCCGGCCGGGCCCCGGCTGCGGGCGGCGGTGACGGCCTGGGCCGGGCCGGCCGGAGCGCTGGCGGCGGTCTGGCTGCTGATCGGCGGTCTCGCGGGCGCGGTGGCCGGCTGCGCGGCGGGCTTCGCGGTCCGCAGGTGGCTCGCGCGGCGACGGCCGGCCACGGGGGTGGACCTTGGGGAGGCGGAGCGTCAGCTTCCGTTCGCCGCGGACCTGTTGGCCGCGTGCCTGGCGGCCGGAGCCGGGCCGGTGGACGCCGCCGAGGCGGTGGGGGAGTCGCTGGGCGGCCCGGTGGGCGAACGGCTGGCGATGGCCGGGGCGGAGCTACGGCTCGGCGGTGAACCGGGCGCCGCGTGGGGGAGGTTGGCGGAGATACCGGGAGCGCGCGCCCTGGCCGAATGCCTGGAGCGCTCCGCGCGTACGGGGGCGCCCGCCGCGGAACCGGTGTCCCGGCTCGCCTCGACGCTCCGGGCGGACCGCGCCCGCCTGGCGGGAGCCCGGGCGCAGCGGGCGGCGGTCCTGGTCACCGCACCGGTCGGCCTGTGCTTCCTCCCCGCCTTCCTTGCGCTGGGAGTGGCGCCGGTGGTGATCGGAATGGCCTCCGGCCTCCTCTCAGCGAGCTGA
- a CDS encoding HAD family hydrolase — protein MVGAYARVVENQPLPHSLPRTAAFFDLDKTVIAKSSTLTFSKSFYQGGLINRRAVLRTAYTQFIYLAGGADHDQMERMREYLSALCKGWNVQQVREIVAETLHDLIDPLIYDEAASLIEAHHTAGRDVVIVSTSGAEVVEPIGEMLGADRVVATRMVVGEDGCFTGEIEYYAYGPTKAEAVRELAESEGYDLARCYAYSDSVTDIPMLEAVGHPHAVNPDRALRREAVAREWPVLVFNRPVRLKQRLPGLSMPARPALVAAAAVGAAAATAGLVWYASRRRALAAAAPR, from the coding sequence ATGGTGGGCGCATATGCTCGGGTCGTGGAAAATCAGCCCTTGCCGCACTCCTTGCCTCGCACCGCAGCCTTCTTCGACCTGGACAAGACGGTCATTGCGAAGTCGAGCACTCTGACGTTCAGCAAGTCCTTCTACCAGGGCGGCCTGATCAACCGAAGGGCCGTGCTGCGCACCGCCTACACGCAGTTCATCTATCTGGCCGGCGGCGCCGACCACGATCAGATGGAGCGGATGCGGGAGTACCTGTCCGCCCTCTGCAAGGGGTGGAACGTGCAGCAGGTCCGGGAGATCGTCGCCGAGACCCTGCACGACCTCATCGACCCGCTGATCTACGACGAGGCCGCATCCCTCATCGAGGCCCACCACACCGCGGGCCGCGACGTGGTGATCGTGTCCACCTCCGGAGCCGAGGTCGTCGAGCCCATCGGCGAGATGCTCGGCGCCGACCGGGTCGTCGCCACGCGCATGGTCGTGGGCGAGGACGGCTGCTTCACCGGCGAGATCGAGTACTACGCCTACGGCCCCACCAAGGCGGAGGCCGTACGGGAACTCGCGGAGTCCGAGGGGTACGACCTCGCGCGCTGCTACGCGTACAGCGACTCGGTCACCGACATCCCGATGCTGGAGGCGGTCGGGCACCCGCACGCGGTCAATCCCGACCGGGCCCTGCGCCGCGAGGCGGTGGCGCGCGAGTGGCCCGTCCTGGTGTTCAACCGGCCGGTCCGGCTCAAGCAGCGGCTTCCGGGACTGTCGATGCCCGCACGGCCGGCGCTGGTCGCCGCAGCCGCGGTGGGCGCGGCCGCGGCCACCGCCGGGTTGGTCTGGTACGCGAGCCGGCGGCGCGCCCTGGCCGCAGCCGCACCCCGCTGA
- a CDS encoding TadA family conjugal transfer-associated ATPase, with protein MSAVLLDAVRQRLAESGAEPTPARVAAALRAQGRLLGDAEVLGVAAELRSELVGAGPLEALLADPEVTDVLVAAPDRVWVDRGGGLELTGVTFTDAAAVRRLAQRLAAVAGRRLDDARPWVDARMPDGTRLHAVLPPVAVGSACLSLRVVRPRAFTLEELVAAGTLPPGGQRLLRDMVRARLSFLVSGGTGTGKTTLLSALLGLVGPGERIVLAEDSAELRPDHPHVVRLETRPANQEGAGQVTLADLVRQALRMRPDRLVVGEVRGAEVADLLAALNTGHEGGCGTVHANAAAHVPARLEALGTAAGLDRAALHSQLAAALTLVIHLVRDRAGRRRVAEVHVLERDTAGLVVTVPALRWGARGFVRDRGWERLRPLLAGAR; from the coding sequence ATGAGCGCCGTACTCCTCGACGCGGTGCGCCAGCGGCTCGCCGAGAGCGGGGCGGAGCCCACCCCGGCGCGGGTGGCGGCGGCCCTGCGGGCCCAGGGCCGGCTGCTGGGCGACGCGGAAGTGCTCGGCGTCGCCGCGGAACTGAGGTCCGAACTGGTCGGCGCCGGCCCGCTGGAGGCACTCCTCGCCGACCCCGAGGTCACCGACGTCCTGGTGGCTGCCCCCGACCGGGTGTGGGTGGACCGCGGCGGCGGGCTGGAGCTGACCGGGGTGACCTTCACCGACGCCGCCGCCGTGCGCAGGCTCGCCCAGCGGCTCGCAGCCGTCGCCGGGCGCCGGCTCGACGACGCCCGGCCCTGGGTCGACGCCCGGATGCCCGACGGCACCCGGTTGCACGCCGTACTGCCTCCGGTAGCCGTCGGATCGGCCTGCCTGTCCCTGCGGGTGGTGCGGCCGCGCGCCTTCACGCTGGAGGAGCTGGTCGCGGCGGGCACGCTGCCGCCCGGCGGGCAGCGCCTGCTGCGGGACATGGTGCGGGCCCGGCTGTCCTTCCTGGTCTCGGGCGGGACCGGCACCGGCAAGACCACCTTGCTCAGCGCCCTGCTCGGGCTGGTCGGTCCCGGGGAGCGGATCGTGCTCGCCGAGGACTCGGCCGAGCTGCGGCCCGACCATCCGCACGTGGTGCGGCTGGAGACCCGGCCGGCCAACCAGGAAGGAGCCGGCCAGGTCACCCTCGCCGACCTGGTCCGCCAGGCGCTGCGGATGAGGCCGGACCGGCTCGTCGTCGGCGAGGTCCGGGGCGCCGAGGTCGCGGACCTGCTGGCCGCCCTCAACACTGGCCACGAAGGCGGCTGTGGCACTGTCCACGCCAATGCCGCCGCCCATGTGCCGGCCCGGCTGGAGGCTCTCGGGACGGCCGCCGGGCTGGACCGGGCCGCCCTGCACAGCCAGTTGGCGGCGGCCCTGACCCTGGTGATCCACCTCGTACGGGACCGGGCCGGCCGGCGCAGGGTCGCCGAGGTGCACGTCCTGGAGCGGGACACCGCCGGGCTCGTGGTCACCGTGCCGGCGCTGCGCTGGGGCGCCCGGGGGTTCGTTAGGGACCGGGGCTGGGAGCGGCTGCGCCCGCTGCTCGCGGGTGCCCGGTGA
- the ssd gene encoding septum site-determining protein Ssd yields MAAGGRPLIITEDPLLLDDLLRLCAAAGAEPHVHHAVPEQSGADRESGDGSGGSAPGAAGGLGIAGVAGVAGVAGVGWESAPLVLVGDDAARRVRGAPRRDGVFLVGRDLDDPHVWQRAVEIGAEEVLTLPDAENRLVDRIADVVEGAGRPALTVGVIGGSGGAGASTLACALALRAARAGERTILIDGDPLGGGMDVLLGGEAAEGLRWPDFAASRGRVGAGALAESLPELHALRVLSWDRGDRVVVPPAAMRSVVSAARRRGGVVVVDLPRRVDEAVAEVLAQLDLVLMVVRGELRAVAAAGRVSAGVRMVARDVRVVVRGPAPGGLDAEAVAGLLGVPLAGEVPVEVGLPGRVAEGEPPGAHGRGALARFCDGFWQRALGSAQGVSA; encoded by the coding sequence GTGGCCGCCGGTGGGCGGCCGCTGATCATCACCGAGGACCCCCTGCTGCTCGACGACCTGCTGCGGCTGTGCGCCGCCGCGGGGGCCGAGCCGCATGTGCACCACGCGGTGCCCGAGCAAAGCGGAGCCGACCGTGAGAGCGGCGACGGGAGTGGCGGGAGCGCCCCGGGGGCCGCGGGCGGCTTGGGGATCGCGGGGGTCGCAGGGGTCGCAGGGGTCGCAGGGGTCGGCTGGGAATCGGCGCCGCTCGTCCTGGTCGGCGACGATGCCGCCCGGCGGGTGCGCGGCGCACCCCGGCGGGACGGGGTCTTCCTCGTCGGCCGGGATCTGGACGACCCCCACGTATGGCAGCGGGCGGTGGAGATCGGCGCCGAGGAGGTGCTGACCCTCCCCGACGCCGAGAACCGGCTCGTCGACCGGATCGCCGACGTGGTGGAAGGGGCCGGGCGGCCCGCCCTCACGGTCGGGGTGATCGGGGGCAGCGGCGGAGCCGGAGCCTCCACCCTCGCCTGCGCCCTGGCCCTGCGGGCCGCCCGGGCCGGCGAGCGGACCATCCTCATCGACGGCGACCCCCTCGGCGGCGGTATGGACGTGCTGCTGGGAGGCGAAGCCGCCGAGGGGCTGCGCTGGCCCGACTTCGCCGCCTCGCGCGGCCGGGTCGGCGCCGGAGCCCTCGCCGAATCCCTGCCCGAGCTGCACGCCCTGCGGGTGCTCAGCTGGGACCGCGGGGACCGCGTGGTGGTGCCGCCCGCCGCGATGCGCTCGGTGGTGTCCGCCGCGCGGCGCCGGGGCGGGGTCGTCGTGGTCGACCTGCCGCGCCGGGTCGACGAAGCCGTGGCCGAGGTCCTCGCGCAGCTGGACCTGGTGCTGATGGTGGTGCGGGGCGAGTTGCGGGCGGTGGCCGCCGCCGGCCGGGTGTCCGCCGGAGTCCGCATGGTGGCCCGCGACGTCCGCGTGGTCGTACGGGGCCCCGCGCCCGGCGGACTCGACGCGGAGGCCGTCGCCGGACTGCTGGGGGTGCCGCTGGCCGGCGAGGTGCCGGTGGAGGTGGGGCTCCCGGGCCGGGTGGCCGAGGGCGAGCCCCCGGGAGCGCACGGTCGGGGCGCCCTGGCCCGCTTCTGTGACGGCTTCTGGCAGCGCGCGCTCGGCTCCGCCCAGGGGGTGTCGGCATGA
- a CDS encoding type II secretion system F family protein: MSAGAVAALPVLAGVVCAGAAAWALAGADRVPRRARAVLAGAGPPVPAGPAPWEHLVAGARVRAARSREWACLGAGLALALLGGSVIPLLAGAAAVPLVRRWLRGRERARARTARAAEVVALCGAVVGELRAGAQPGRALSEAMRRTVSGPGGPGAAEAGVLAAAAFGGDVAAALRQAAREPGAEGLAAMAACWRVSVDGGAGLAAGLDRLEGALRAERDREESLRAQLTGARSTTAVLALLPGVGLLIGTGLGADPLRVLLHTPVGWGCLLAGSALEALGLLWCRRIVRVGER; the protein is encoded by the coding sequence GTGAGCGCCGGGGCGGTGGCGGCGCTGCCGGTGCTCGCCGGGGTGGTGTGCGCCGGAGCGGCCGCCTGGGCGCTGGCCGGGGCCGACCGGGTGCCCCGGCGGGCCAGAGCCGTACTGGCCGGGGCGGGGCCGCCGGTACCGGCCGGACCGGCGCCCTGGGAGCACCTGGTGGCCGGGGCCCGGGTCCGGGCCGCGCGCAGCAGGGAGTGGGCCTGCCTCGGGGCCGGGCTGGCGCTCGCACTGCTGGGCGGGTCGGTGATCCCGCTGCTCGCCGGGGCGGCGGCCGTGCCGCTGGTGCGCCGGTGGCTGCGGGGCAGGGAGCGGGCGCGGGCCCGGACGGCGCGGGCCGCCGAAGTGGTGGCCCTGTGCGGAGCCGTGGTCGGCGAGCTGCGCGCCGGTGCGCAGCCCGGCCGGGCGCTGAGCGAGGCGATGCGCCGGACGGTGTCCGGTCCCGGCGGGCCGGGAGCCGCTGAGGCCGGGGTCCTGGCGGCCGCCGCCTTCGGCGGGGACGTGGCCGCGGCACTGCGGCAGGCGGCACGGGAGCCCGGCGCGGAGGGGCTCGCGGCGATGGCGGCCTGCTGGCGGGTCTCGGTGGACGGCGGCGCCGGGCTGGCCGCCGGACTGGACCGGCTGGAAGGGGCCCTGCGGGCCGAGCGGGACCGGGAGGAATCACTGCGCGCCCAGCTCACGGGCGCGAGATCGACGACGGCGGTGCTCGCCCTGCTCCCGGGGGTCGGCCTGCTGATCGGTACCGGGCTGGGGGCCGATCCGCTGCGGGTGCTCCTGCACACGCCGGTCGGATGGGGCTGCCTGCTGGCGGGCTCGGCACTGGAAGCGCTGGGGCTGCTGTGGTGCCGGCGGATCGTCCGGGTGGGGGAGCGGTGA
- a CDS encoding DUF4244 domain-containing protein, with product MAGLVGLAGPAGRKGRGGDAGMSTSEYAMGTIAACAFAAVLYKVVTSELVATALQSTIGKALDAPF from the coding sequence ATGGCGGGACTGGTAGGGCTGGCGGGGCCGGCGGGACGGAAGGGCCGTGGGGGCGATGCGGGAATGTCCACATCCGAATACGCCATGGGCACGATCGCGGCGTGTGCGTTCGCGGCCGTTCTGTACAAGGTGGTGACGAGTGAACTGGTCGCGACGGCACTTCAGTCGACCATCGGGAAGGCACTCGATGCGCCGTTCTGA